The DNA region GCTGGTGGTGCTGGGCCGGCCCGACGTGTTCAAGACGTTTTGCGCGCTCATCGAATGCGGCAACCCGCACTTCCCGCTGGCGTTCGGCCAGGAGCTGCTGCTGGCGCTGCCTGCCGGCACGTACTCCGACATGTCCAAGCTGCTGAACAAGGGGCTGTATCTGGCCCAGAACACGCGGGTGAACCGCGCCACCGTGCTCTGCCCCGGTGAGGAGTGCGGCGTGGATGCCTTGACCAAGGACTGGCCGCCGACCATCGCGCTGAGCGTGCGACGCATCGAGGAAGGCAGCGTTCTGGACGCCGTGCGCGAGGTGTACGAGAAGGGCAAGTTCGGGCTGGTGGTGGTGCCGCCGCTGGAGAGCAGCTTTTTACGGCAGTTCGGCAAGCCGCGGCTCATCGGCCTGGCTCACGATCTGGCCTGCCCGGTGCTGGTGGCGCGGTTCACCATTCCGTACGAGCGCATCCTGGTGCCCTTCAACGGTACGACCCGGGCCGAGCGCGCCCTGAGCATTGCCGTGGACATCGCCCGGCAGCTGGAGTGCTCGATCACCGTGGCCGTGGTGGAGGAGCCCGAGATCATCAGCGGCGAGGAAGAGGGCAAGGACACCGAGCGGATCATCAGCCGGGTGCGTGAGCTTTCCCACATCCACAAGACGCCGCTGGAAGAGGTGGTGCGTCGGGGCAACCCGGTGAAGGAGCTGGTGAAGCTCTCGGGCACGCACGACCTGCTCATCGTCGGCTCCACGAGCACGGACGCGGGCATCTTCGCCACCAACGTGGGCGAGCACGTGGCCGAGAAGGCGACGTGCTCCGTGCTTATCGTCGCAGGATGACGTATTGCGGGGGGTAAACCTTTGTGAAGAAAGGTTATTCCCCCGGACTCCCTTTCCAAAGACTTTCAATTGGGTAATGAATTTTTCAAGCAGCGTTGTTGTGATCTTATGGCGCAGGAATAAAAGGATAATTCGTGGAACTGCATGACGCTCTCCCGCTGCTGCTCGTCACCTTTGCGGTGGCGGTTCTGCCCGGCGTGTCCCGGTTGCTGCGCGTGCCTTCGGCCGTGGCCGAGATCCTGTTCGGCGTGCTGCTGGGCAAGAGCGGATTGTCCTTGAACATGGGCGGCGAGTGGCTGCCGTTTCTGGCGCATCTGGGCTTTTTGCTGCTCATGTTCCAGTCCGGCATGGAGATCAACTTCACCATGCTGGGCCGGCAGCTCAAGCGGGAGGGGCCGTTCCAGCTTACGTTCTTCGGCGCCACGGTGGTCATTGCCC from Oceanidesulfovibrio marinus includes:
- a CDS encoding NAD-binding protein codes for the protein MRILMCGAGRLTRELLKMLGSGWKVTIIDKTEKAVKTACSIFPNVVETFVEDAASPVVLERAGMAAHDYVLALTSDDESNLAVARQAVDAGVKHVLSIVRDPENLDRFQALDIRLIPTESLPANSILHYLQDPGIQVTPLVSGDANLFEVDAADHFRIVGRPATAFNGKNYRLAGIIRGGELVFPDDSLVIASDDRLVVLGRPDVFKTFCALIECGNPHFPLAFGQELLLALPAGTYSDMSKLLNKGLYLAQNTRVNRATVLCPGEECGVDALTKDWPPTIALSVRRIEEGSVLDAVREVYEKGKFGLVVVPPLESSFLRQFGKPRLIGLAHDLACPVLVARFTIPYERILVPFNGTTRAERALSIAVDIARQLECSITVAVVEEPEIISGEEEGKDTERIISRVRELSHIHKTPLEEVVRRGNPVKELVKLSGTHDLLIVGSTSTDAGIFATNVGEHVAEKATCSVLIVAG